From a single Paenibacillus sp. FSL W8-0426 genomic region:
- a CDS encoding methyl-accepting chemotaxis protein, which produces MVQPVKKRGNKATSIANTLSMVLLAIIVVVFSILGTFMFTGTRSILVNQQEAQLQTKTQAIVSQFDALFKEKGSLVKQMSTNHLFEQYIETTESAATATTSPYAAEVQATLAAIVKEEPSFADAWVAGIDGNGFWLQNDGVASAADFDIKTRPYYEPVMAADGLYFSEPYKDLASGNILIGIFYPVKNDGGELIGFVAADIAFKDIPAIMKSYSLGSTGYSILASKTGDILYHPDESKVLNEKINEIPGDLGNVGKEMLAGKSGIQLMDDQGERRYIGYATSKDTGWSVGLTITEKEVLSELASFNRILIGGFVVAAILLVLICYVTLRALLRSIPKLLAKIKQVEDGDLTVQFDISSSNEIGQISQGMHNMTQKLQAMMQTVGSTGSVLSQSSKDLQAISSRTAVTMNDTATAINEIANATNYQSVESENILQKTGSLSVQIDEIASDARAIETMVQATAEQSGRGIGVLDQLSRWAEENHQSTQAMSSIIHEIDLSRDAISGIVDTVHQIATQTNLLALNASIEAARAGEHGRGFAVVAGEVRKLAEQTTLATEEIGRKVGEIAEKTNVSVEHTARGLSIAEGNARSVEETKQVFFSINNELEELRQRMIQISSNTAKVHRHKDEIVQALEIISSTTEENSASTEEVSASTQEQLESIEQVAELSQRLNTLSIKLQEELSQFRIDSVQGADH; this is translated from the coding sequence ATGGTACAGCCAGTCAAAAAAAGGGGTAACAAAGCAACGAGCATCGCCAATACACTGTCCATGGTGTTGTTGGCCATTATCGTTGTCGTCTTTTCGATTTTGGGGACATTCATGTTTACCGGCACGCGAAGCATTCTGGTCAACCAGCAGGAGGCCCAGCTTCAGACGAAAACGCAGGCGATCGTCAGCCAATTCGATGCGTTGTTCAAGGAAAAAGGCTCGCTTGTCAAACAGATGTCCACAAATCATTTGTTCGAGCAATATATTGAAACGACCGAATCGGCAGCGACGGCCACAACGTCGCCTTATGCCGCAGAGGTTCAAGCCACGCTGGCCGCGATCGTCAAGGAAGAGCCTTCCTTTGCCGATGCATGGGTCGCGGGCATCGACGGAAACGGCTTCTGGCTGCAAAATGACGGCGTAGCCTCCGCCGCCGACTTCGATATCAAGACCCGTCCGTATTATGAACCGGTGATGGCCGCAGACGGGCTTTATTTTTCCGAACCCTATAAGGACCTGGCATCCGGCAATATTCTGATAGGCATTTTCTACCCGGTCAAAAACGATGGGGGCGAACTGATCGGCTTTGTGGCAGCGGATATCGCATTCAAAGACATTCCGGCCATCATGAAGAGCTACTCGCTTGGCAGCACGGGATATTCCATCCTTGCATCCAAAACGGGAGATATTCTATATCACCCGGACGAGAGCAAAGTGCTGAACGAAAAAATCAATGAAATTCCAGGCGACCTCGGGAACGTCGGCAAAGAAATGCTTGCAGGCAAATCCGGCATACAGCTCATGGATGATCAAGGAGAACGCCGCTATATTGGATACGCCACCAGCAAAGATACCGGATGGTCTGTCGGACTGACCATTACCGAGAAGGAAGTGCTTTCGGAGCTGGCCAGCTTCAACCGGATTCTGATCGGCGGTTTCGTGGTCGCCGCGATCCTGCTTGTCCTGATTTGTTATGTTACGCTCCGCGCTCTGCTCCGGTCGATACCGAAGCTGCTGGCCAAAATCAAACAAGTGGAAGACGGAGATCTCACCGTTCAATTCGATATAAGTTCCAGCAATGAGATCGGACAGATCTCGCAGGGCATGCACAACATGACGCAAAAACTTCAAGCCATGATGCAAACGGTCGGCAGCACCGGTTCGGTGCTCAGCCAATCGTCCAAGGATTTGCAGGCCATATCCTCCAGAACGGCCGTCACGATGAATGATACCGCAACGGCCATTAACGAAATCGCCAATGCAACCAATTATCAGTCCGTTGAATCGGAGAACATTCTGCAAAAAACCGGCTCGTTGTCCGTACAAATCGACGAAATCGCCAGCGATGCCCGAGCCATTGAAACGATGGTCCAAGCGACTGCTGAACAAAGCGGACGAGGAATCGGCGTACTGGACCAGCTGTCCAGATGGGCAGAGGAAAACCACCAATCCACGCAGGCCATGTCGTCCATCATCCATGAGATTGACTTGAGTCGGGATGCCATCTCAGGCATCGTGGACACCGTCCATCAAATTGCAACCCAGACGAACCTGCTGGCTCTCAACGCTTCCATCGAAGCGGCGCGTGCGGGAGAACACGGGCGCGGATTTGCCGTCGTTGCCGGAGAAGTCCGCAAACTTGCCGAGCAGACCACTCTGGCCACAGAGGAGATTGGCCGGAAAGTGGGCGAAATTGCGGAGAAAACGAACGTATCGGTGGAGCATACTGCCCGCGGCCTGAGCATCGCCGAAGGAAACGCGCGATCCGTCGAGGAGACGAAGCAAGTCTTTTTCAGCATCAACAACGAACTCGAAGAACTGAGACAGCGCATGATCCAGATCAGCAGCAATACGGCCAAAGTGCACCGGCACAAAGATGAAATCGTGCAGGCGCTGGAGATCATCTCATCCACCACCGAAGAAAATTCTGCCTCCACCGAAGAAGTCAGCGCGAGCACGCAGGAGCAGCTGGAAAGCATCGAGCAGGTGGCGGAGCTGTCGCAGCGGTTAAACACGTTGTCCATCAAACTGCAAGAGGAGCTCAGCCAGTTCCGCATCGATTCCGTACAAGGGGCGGACCACTGA
- a CDS encoding iron ABC transporter permease produces the protein MSSVQTARQSFNWRMISIYGGGLTALIVLFFVSLCFGEASIPLHTVFDALTGRQDTLEHNMVWDLRMPRTVIGILAGGALAVAGAMLQTITRNPLAASDTLGINAGAYFAVVFGTVMFPGVLQKSPFLFAALGGLLAAVAAYVMGGGRSSSPVRLALSGMIISMVLGSFTSALHIFFSMETQGLFLWGSGTLVQNDWSGVTYAWPWVIGITLVAFFLSRQWDVLDLDESTAASLGQRVGMIRAVGLLVSVLLAAVIVSVIGPIGFVGLVAPHLVRLSGARSHRWLLPGAFVWGAALLIAADVLSKMIHKSSLELPTGAMMAIIGAPWLIWLVLTRMKAANGPAANTSMSTGSRGRRWPFRRLAVLFTVVTVGVTLLSTMFGGMRIPLADLLPSLFSSDGPFSAMVQLRIPRTLAAAGAGAALAIAGVLIQMAVRNPLADASVVGVTSGAGLGAMMVMILWTGVPIYMVPLAAIVGAVIAAGIIFSLSWNKGLNPSAVLLVGIAISAITGAGIQILIIVGSLYGGSSYIWLTGSTYARTWDQVKIIAAFLVILIPVAWWLARRFELLVFDDQSASGLGLHVRRTRLLAMATGVLLAAGAVACVGTVGFIGLIAPHMVRLLTGHHLRRSMFLSALVGALLLVLTDTIGRTVMAPTEIPSGLLIAIIGAPYFLYLMYRSNWRRPVK, from the coding sequence ATGAGTTCCGTTCAGACAGCGCGCCAATCTTTCAACTGGCGAATGATAAGCATTTATGGGGGCGGCTTGACCGCTCTCATCGTGCTTTTTTTTGTAAGTTTGTGTTTCGGAGAAGCTTCGATCCCGCTGCATACCGTTTTTGATGCGCTGACCGGCAGACAGGATACGCTGGAACATAACATGGTCTGGGATCTGCGCATGCCGCGCACGGTCATCGGCATTTTGGCCGGCGGCGCGCTTGCCGTGGCAGGTGCGATGCTGCAAACGATCACGCGTAATCCGCTGGCTGCATCGGACACGCTTGGCATCAATGCCGGCGCTTATTTCGCCGTTGTGTTCGGAACGGTGATGTTCCCGGGCGTACTGCAAAAGTCTCCGTTTTTGTTCGCAGCGCTCGGTGGGCTCCTGGCTGCTGTTGCGGCCTACGTTATGGGCGGAGGGCGGTCTTCAAGCCCGGTCAGGCTCGCGCTCTCGGGCATGATCATATCCATGGTGCTCGGTTCGTTTACGAGTGCTTTACATATCTTTTTTTCGATGGAAACGCAAGGTCTGTTTCTGTGGGGTTCCGGTACGCTCGTGCAAAACGATTGGAGCGGCGTAACCTATGCCTGGCCTTGGGTCATCGGCATTACGCTGGTTGCTTTTTTCTTGTCCAGGCAGTGGGACGTGCTTGATCTGGACGAATCGACGGCGGCGTCGCTCGGACAGCGGGTAGGGATGATTCGTGCCGTAGGTTTGCTCGTATCGGTACTTCTTGCGGCAGTCATCGTAAGCGTCATCGGCCCGATCGGATTCGTCGGGCTGGTCGCGCCGCATCTCGTTCGACTGAGCGGCGCCCGCTCCCATCGCTGGCTTTTGCCAGGCGCTTTTGTATGGGGAGCAGCGCTGTTAATTGCGGCGGACGTTCTTTCCAAAATGATTCACAAGTCGAGTCTGGAACTGCCTACAGGGGCAATGATGGCGATCATCGGCGCGCCTTGGTTGATCTGGCTGGTGCTGACCCGCATGAAAGCGGCGAACGGACCGGCCGCCAACACGTCGATGAGCACCGGTTCGCGCGGGCGCCGCTGGCCTTTCCGGCGGCTGGCTGTGCTGTTCACGGTAGTTACCGTTGGAGTGACGCTTCTAAGCACGATGTTTGGCGGAATGCGCATTCCGCTGGCAGATCTGCTGCCAAGCCTGTTCAGCTCGGACGGTCCGTTTTCGGCCATGGTGCAGCTTCGCATTCCGCGTACGCTTGCAGCCGCCGGGGCGGGAGCGGCTCTGGCCATTGCCGGCGTGCTTATTCAGATGGCGGTTCGCAATCCGCTCGCCGACGCCTCGGTCGTAGGCGTCACGTCCGGGGCGGGACTTGGGGCGATGATGGTCATGATATTGTGGACCGGCGTTCCGATCTACATGGTGCCTTTGGCAGCTATCGTCGGCGCAGTCATTGCGGCGGGAATCATTTTCTCGTTATCCTGGAACAAAGGGCTGAATCCGTCGGCCGTGCTGCTGGTCGGCATCGCAATCTCGGCCATTACGGGAGCCGGCATTCAGATTCTGATCATCGTAGGCTCATTATACGGAGGAAGCAGCTACATTTGGCTGACCGGAAGCACGTATGCCCGCACATGGGATCAGGTGAAAATCATCGCTGCCTTCCTGGTGATTCTGATTCCCGTGGCCTGGTGGCTGGCCCGCCGGTTCGAACTGCTTGTGTTTGATGATCAGAGCGCTTCGGGACTGGGCCTGCATGTGCGCCGGACACGCCTGCTTGCGATGGCGACGGGCGTACTGCTTGCAGCCGGCGCGGTTGCTTGCGTAGGAACCGTCGGATTCATCGGGCTGATTGCGCCGCATATGGTCCGGTTGCTGACCGGTCATCATCTGCGCCGTTCGATGTTTCTGTCCGCGCTGGTCGGCGCCTTGCTGCTGGTGCTGACCGACACCATCGGACGAACGGTCATGGCACCGACGGAAATTCCTTCGGGATTGCTGATCGCGATCATCGGCGCGCCGTACTTCCTGTATCTCATGTACCGTTCCAACTGGCGCAGACCCGTAAAATAA
- a CDS encoding iron-siderophore ABC transporter substrate-binding protein, which yields MRKGWNGIALLVVFALALAGCGSSNNSAGGSASEAGQQNTGSAQTENAAGPITVTDDRGEVKLDKPAERVVVLEWTFTEDVIALGVQPVGNADNENYKVYVTSEAALDSNVTDVGARNEPNLETIASLKPDLIISDKRSHEAIHDQLKAIAPTLEFDTYKGGYDHDHMVSIFNTIATALGKEDKAKEVLADLDQHYADAKEKLAAAGKSDFHYVLTQAFTYQNAASLRMFTDNSVVSSTLAKIGLINDWQPEKLEDYGFTTVGIEALSDVQDSNFIYITQPDDDVFGEGVKDNSVWNGLNFVKENRTYPIASTTWTFGGPLSSKVLVDEVVGAITK from the coding sequence ATGAGAAAAGGTTGGAACGGAATTGCGCTATTGGTTGTTTTTGCTCTTGCGCTGGCGGGGTGTGGATCTTCGAATAATAGTGCTGGCGGGAGCGCATCCGAAGCGGGCCAACAAAATACGGGCAGTGCGCAGACTGAAAATGCTGCAGGTCCGATCACAGTAACAGACGATCGCGGCGAGGTAAAACTCGACAAGCCGGCAGAACGCGTTGTTGTTCTGGAATGGACATTTACGGAAGATGTCATTGCTCTGGGCGTACAGCCTGTCGGTAACGCGGATAATGAAAATTATAAAGTATACGTCACTTCCGAAGCTGCGCTGGATAGCAACGTAACCGATGTCGGCGCACGCAACGAGCCGAACCTGGAGACGATTGCTTCTCTGAAGCCGGATCTCATCATTTCCGATAAAAGATCCCATGAGGCGATTCACGATCAACTGAAAGCTATTGCACCTACGCTGGAATTCGATACGTACAAAGGCGGTTACGATCACGACCACATGGTCTCCATTTTTAATACCATCGCAACTGCGCTGGGCAAAGAAGACAAAGCGAAGGAAGTGTTGGCTGACCTTGACCAGCACTATGCGGATGCCAAGGAAAAACTGGCTGCTGCCGGCAAATCCGATTTCCACTACGTGCTGACCCAAGCGTTCACGTACCAAAATGCAGCATCGCTGCGCATGTTCACGGACAATTCCGTCGTTTCCAGCACGCTGGCGAAGATTGGCCTGATCAATGACTGGCAGCCGGAAAAGCTTGAAGATTACGGTTTTACGACGGTAGGCATCGAAGCATTGTCGGACGTACAGGATAGCAACTTCATTTATATTACGCAGCCTGACGACGATGTTTTTGGCGAAGGCGTAAAAGATAATTCCGTATGGAATGGTTTGAACTTTGTGAAAGAAAACCGCACTTACCCGATTGCGAGCACAACTTGGACGTTTGGCGGTCCGCTGTCTTCCAAAGTGCTCGTTGACGAAGTCGTTGGGGCGATCACGAAATGA
- a CDS encoding CueP family metal-binding protein: MKKATWAAGVLVVVALGTYLIAGNMQKEETALPSGDHINIKQLVEDIGAGKVSAQSASIDAKTLTVVGNDGQTADYDLPEDAFFLSIAPYVQQTHPCEIHSLTGCQGEMKNEDFLVTILDSEGNTLMKDSSLKTASNGFVDIWLPRDRSYLVKMVHDGKVAEAQISTYDQDNTCITTMQLS; encoded by the coding sequence ATGAAAAAAGCGACGTGGGCCGCAGGGGTGTTAGTTGTCGTTGCATTGGGAACGTATCTGATTGCCGGAAACATGCAAAAAGAAGAAACGGCGCTGCCATCCGGGGATCATATCAATATCAAACAGCTGGTCGAGGATATCGGGGCAGGCAAGGTGTCCGCCCAATCGGCCTCCATTGATGCAAAAACGCTGACGGTCGTAGGGAACGACGGTCAAACGGCGGATTATGATTTGCCGGAAGATGCCTTCTTTTTATCCATTGCCCCGTATGTACAGCAAACCCATCCCTGCGAGATCCACAGTCTGACCGGTTGCCAAGGGGAAATGAAAAACGAGGATTTTCTCGTCACCATTCTCGATTCCGAAGGAAATACGCTCATGAAAGATTCTTCGCTCAAGACGGCATCCAATGGTTTCGTTGACATTTGGCTGCCCAGAGACAGAAGTTATCTTGTCAAGATGGTTCATGACGGAAAGGTCGCCGAAGCACAGATCTCTACATACGACCAAGACAATACATGCATTACAACGATGCAGTTAAGCTGA
- a CDS encoding alpha/beta hydrolase, with translation MKKKVTLPNGSMIEVGLVGNPKDGVVMLPGTKPAVYGEEAEMLRLWGVDPELGEKLVQGLSDDFCVLYFDYEGHYMAQPEPDRFTPEHITNDMLRIADQMQVDRFWYYGYSWLALAGLQLSIRTDRLNGLIMGGFPPYGGPYKEMLTVTTKTYEQALSNQNKEGAGQETGAQDKKLVEPEDIDWNEVEVSIHPDQCKQFMTMYQHLADFDDRIIHPVLGMPKLAFAGELDLIEYGESFGNVRVDIADRLKRHRHELEAYGWDVEIVKGERMDHTGAMQPAVVLPLLKRWLAKRT, from the coding sequence TTGAAAAAGAAGGTAACGCTGCCCAATGGTTCAATGATCGAGGTTGGCTTGGTGGGTAACCCGAAAGATGGCGTCGTCATGCTGCCGGGGACCAAACCTGCCGTATATGGCGAAGAGGCGGAAATGCTGCGATTGTGGGGGGTGGACCCCGAACTGGGCGAGAAACTGGTACAAGGGTTGTCGGACGACTTTTGCGTGCTGTATTTTGATTATGAAGGACATTACATGGCACAGCCTGAACCTGACCGTTTTACGCCTGAGCATATCACCAATGATATGCTGCGAATCGCGGACCAGATGCAAGTGGACCGATTCTGGTACTACGGTTACTCCTGGCTGGCGCTTGCCGGACTCCAACTTTCCATTCGCACGGATCGGTTGAACGGACTGATCATGGGAGGTTTCCCGCCCTACGGCGGACCCTATAAAGAAATGTTGACCGTAACGACGAAAACGTATGAACAGGCGCTATCGAATCAGAACAAGGAAGGAGCAGGGCAGGAAACGGGAGCGCAGGACAAAAAGCTCGTAGAACCCGAAGACATCGATTGGAACGAGGTGGAGGTGAGCATCCATCCCGATCAATGCAAACAGTTCATGACCATGTACCAGCATCTTGCCGATTTCGATGACCGAATCATCCATCCCGTCTTGGGCATGCCCAAATTGGCCTTTGCAGGGGAACTTGATTTGATAGAATATGGTGAGTCGTTTGGAAACGTCAGGGTAGACATCGCGGATCGCTTGAAGCGGCACAGGCATGAACTCGAAGCTTATGGGTGGGACGTTGAGATCGTCAAAGGAGAGCGAATGGACCATACCGGGGCGATGCAGCCTGCCGTGGTTTTGCCTTTGCTTAAACGTTGGCTTGCCAAACGAACCTGA
- a CDS encoding MerR family DNA-binding transcriptional regulator, with protein MDRIFTPSEMASALNVSTTTLRRYEEQGLIPDVPRTPGNRRTYMGVHLHAFVAIRSLLSAYDIPVVYAAMREIRQGEKLKALWLVNGQLTHAQSEKERVEKIWSMLRDSNRGNPMAADVPDGLTIGKAAGLAGVNASAIRHWEKEGLIHSERDPMNGYRIYPANQTRRILLISSLRKTVYYIGHMKQLLELLEERDPVQVESSLSLAMTKLNERLVRQYAGIQALMRYIEALDEYKS; from the coding sequence ATGGACAGGATATTCACTCCCAGCGAGATGGCTTCCGCGTTAAACGTCAGCACGACCACGCTGCGCCGTTACGAGGAACAAGGACTGATTCCCGATGTACCGCGTACTCCCGGCAATCGCAGAACATACATGGGCGTTCATTTACACGCATTTGTCGCGATCCGGAGCCTGCTGAGTGCTTATGATATTCCCGTGGTGTACGCAGCTATGCGGGAAATCAGGCAAGGTGAGAAGCTGAAGGCGTTATGGCTCGTAAACGGGCAGCTGACCCACGCACAGTCGGAGAAAGAACGGGTTGAAAAGATCTGGTCCATGCTGCGCGATTCAAACCGGGGAAATCCGATGGCGGCAGACGTGCCGGACGGACTGACGATTGGCAAGGCTGCAGGGCTGGCCGGGGTCAATGCTTCTGCCATTCGCCATTGGGAGAAGGAAGGGTTGATTCATTCGGAACGTGACCCCATGAACGGTTATCGGATCTACCCGGCAAACCAAACGAGAAGAATTTTGCTGATCAGCAGTTTGCGCAAAACGGTGTATTATATCGGCCATATGAAGCAGCTCCTCGAACTGTTGGAAGAACGTGACCCTGTTCAGGTCGAAAGCTCGCTCAGTCTTGCCATGACAAAGCTGAACGAGCGGCTCGTGCGGCAGTATGCAGGCATCCAGGCCCTTATGCGATACATCGAAGCACTTGATGAATATAAATCGTAA
- a CDS encoding glycoside hydrolase family 30 beta sandwich domain-containing protein, with product MNTNMDRGKSEVLIYESNGEGQLFAKKTKAELAPAPSSVDARVIVVDDRERYQEMDGFGASFTDSAAYLIHQVLSAEQRAELMPKLFDDKRGIGLSVIRNPMGASDYAREFYSYNDLPEGETDPILERFTIAHDEQDVVPLMKEALQLNPQLKMMGSPWSPPGWMKTSGSMIGGTLKEEWYATYADYFVRYVQAYAEHGIPVYAVTPQNEALFSPPHYPGMIFPAADQARFVREHLKPRFAANGIGAKIFCYDHNWDKPEYPLEVLEQASDAVDGVAWHWYGGSSSAQSDVWAAFPEKEVHFTEGSGGEWIPPFEQAFSNVMRTGIGILRNHSRSFVLWNMALDEENGPTVPGFGNSTCRGIVKINQQTRELTYTLDYYALAHFSKHIRPGAVRIGSNSDDAVPTVAFRNVDGSIAVVLFNDRSHSESVEVRVPGYETMSFGMEAKSALTLAFGVRD from the coding sequence ATGAACACGAACATGGATAGGGGTAAAAGCGAAGTTTTGATCTACGAATCGAACGGGGAAGGGCAATTGTTTGCGAAAAAAACGAAAGCGGAGCTGGCCCCGGCTCCTTCTTCCGTCGATGCACGCGTCATCGTCGTTGACGACCGCGAGCGGTATCAGGAAATGGACGGATTCGGCGCGTCATTCACGGATTCGGCCGCTTATCTGATCCATCAGGTGTTGAGCGCGGAACAGCGCGCGGAGCTGATGCCCAAGCTGTTTGACGATAAACGGGGGATCGGCCTGTCCGTTATTCGCAATCCGATGGGCGCTTCCGATTATGCCCGCGAGTTTTATAGTTATAATGATCTGCCCGAAGGCGAGACCGACCCCATATTGGAGCGGTTTACGATCGCCCATGATGAGCAGGACGTCGTTCCGCTGATGAAAGAGGCGTTGCAGCTGAATCCGCAGCTTAAAATGATGGGCTCGCCCTGGAGCCCGCCAGGCTGGATGAAAACCAGCGGCTCCATGATCGGCGGCACGCTGAAAGAAGAGTGGTACGCGACGTACGCCGATTATTTCGTCCGCTATGTACAGGCTTACGCGGAGCACGGCATCCCCGTATACGCCGTAACGCCTCAGAACGAGGCGCTGTTTTCGCCGCCGCATTATCCGGGCATGATTTTCCCGGCCGCCGATCAGGCCAGATTTGTCCGCGAGCATCTGAAACCGAGGTTCGCAGCGAACGGCATCGGCGCCAAAATTTTCTGTTATGACCACAACTGGGATAAGCCGGAGTACCCGCTGGAAGTGTTGGAGCAGGCGAGCGACGCGGTAGACGGAGTGGCATGGCATTGGTACGGCGGAAGCTCCTCGGCGCAGAGCGATGTGTGGGCTGCTTTTCCGGAGAAAGAAGTGCACTTTACGGAAGGATCTGGCGGAGAATGGATACCGCCGTTCGAGCAGGCGTTCAGCAACGTGATGCGGACGGGCATCGGCATTTTGCGCAATCACAGCCGTTCGTTCGTGCTGTGGAATATGGCGCTGGACGAAGAGAACGGACCGACGGTGCCGGGATTCGGCAACAGTACATGCCGGGGCATCGTGAAGATCAACCAGCAAACGCGGGAGCTCACCTATACGCTTGATTATTACGCGCTGGCTCATTTCAGCAAACATATTCGTCCCGGGGCCGTACGCATAGGTTCAAACAGTGACGATGCCGTGCCAACGGTAGCGTTCCGGAACGTGGACGGATCGATTGCCGTGGTGCTGTTCAATGACCGGTCTCATTCGGAGAGCGTGGAAGTAAGGGTGCCGGGATACGAAACGATGAGTTTCGGCATGGAGGCCAAGAGCGCGTTAACGCTTGCCTTTGGCGTGAGGGACTGA
- a CDS encoding sugar ABC transporter substrate-binding protein, with protein sequence MTTKMQRKRSKRITLTAVLMAVMLVASACGGGSGSKGDNWVSIEGRYTPDASTPAWKLDTKEEPTQLTWYVNADWWNTDYGKDVVTKKIKEDLNLDIKFITGDDTKLNTFFAGGEMPDLITTFGINSPVVQKASSWALPLNDLAEKYDPYFNTVAAQDTLKWFQLSDGKTYGYPNYSNTQADYNDGTIPAKTAFIIRKDVYEALGRPDFGTPEEFRSAMQQIKERFPELIPFGFNSIGEGTGSLGDVLQDFIGVPLEDGNGGFYNRNLDDDYLAWLRTLNQVHRDGNISDDSFADDGTAFEEKVKSGKYATILLDGTPQQGGNLQIFMSANPDKAYMAVDGPQSTAGNKPKLNQSGISGWMVSFITKQNADPAKSMQLFTYLLSEEGQMLMNYGIEGETYVKNADGSVQFTPEIKELQQTNADKFKKEYRMGEFMFFGHDKHKAYSEDAFPESIKQMQQWGEGKLVPHFILENIDPDQGTPEARGLTAINTKWNSTMVSMIRAKDDAQFEAILNDYKQFLDSNGWSKIVDIRSEKMKANKEKLGL encoded by the coding sequence ATGACCACGAAAATGCAACGCAAAAGATCGAAAAGGATTACCCTGACCGCTGTTCTAATGGCTGTTATGCTCGTTGCCAGCGCCTGCGGAGGGGGGAGCGGCTCCAAGGGAGATAACTGGGTATCCATTGAAGGGCGCTACACGCCGGATGCAAGTACACCTGCCTGGAAGCTGGATACCAAGGAGGAACCGACGCAGCTTACCTGGTATGTCAACGCGGACTGGTGGAACACGGATTACGGCAAAGACGTCGTGACGAAAAAAATCAAGGAAGACCTGAACCTGGACATCAAGTTCATTACCGGAGACGACACGAAGTTGAACACGTTTTTTGCAGGCGGAGAGATGCCGGATCTTATCACGACGTTCGGCATCAACTCCCCGGTTGTGCAAAAAGCTTCCTCATGGGCGCTTCCGTTGAACGATCTGGCGGAAAAGTACGATCCTTATTTTAACACCGTCGCCGCCCAGGATACGCTCAAATGGTTCCAGCTGTCCGACGGCAAAACGTATGGATATCCGAATTACTCCAATACGCAGGCGGATTACAACGATGGCACGATCCCGGCCAAAACGGCGTTCATCATTCGCAAGGACGTCTATGAGGCGCTTGGTCGTCCCGACTTCGGCACGCCGGAGGAATTCCGTTCTGCCATGCAGCAGATCAAGGAACGGTTTCCAGAGCTGATCCCGTTCGGGTTCAACTCGATCGGCGAAGGCACCGGGTCCCTCGGCGACGTGCTGCAGGATTTTATCGGCGTTCCGCTGGAGGACGGCAATGGCGGTTTCTACAACCGCAACCTGGACGACGATTATTTGGCATGGCTCCGGACGCTGAACCAGGTTCACCGGGACGGGAACATCAGCGACGACAGCTTTGCGGATGACGGCACTGCATTCGAAGAGAAGGTCAAGTCCGGCAAATACGCGACGATTCTGCTGGACGGCACGCCGCAGCAGGGGGGCAACCTGCAAATTTTCATGTCGGCTAATCCGGACAAGGCATATATGGCCGTGGACGGGCCGCAAAGCACGGCGGGCAACAAGCCCAAGCTGAACCAATCCGGGATCTCCGGCTGGATGGTGAGTTTTATCACCAAACAAAATGCCGATCCGGCCAAATCGATGCAGTTGTTCACGTACCTGCTGAGCGAGGAAGGACAGATGCTCATGAACTACGGCATCGAAGGCGAGACCTATGTGAAGAATGCGGATGGTTCGGTTCAGTTCACGCCGGAAATCAAGGAGCTGCAGCAGACCAATGCGGACAAATTCAAAAAGGAGTACCGCATGGGCGAATTCATGTTCTTCGGGCACGACAAACACAAAGCCTATAGCGAAGACGCCTTCCCGGAATCGATCAAGCAAATGCAGCAATGGGGCGAGGGCAAATTGGTACCCCACTTTATTCTGGAAAACATCGACCCGGATCAGGGCACGCCGGAAGCCCGCGGACTGACCGCGATCAACACCAAATGGAACAGCACGATGGTCAGCATGATTCGGGCCAAGGATGATGCGCAGTTCGAGGCCATTCTGAACGATTACAAGCAGTTTTTGGACAGCAACGGTTGGAGCAAAATCGTGGACATTCGCAGTGAAAAAATGAAAGCCAACAAGGAAAAGCTCGGTCTGTAA